A part of Leifsonia xyli subsp. xyli str. CTCB07 genomic DNA contains:
- the ftsE gene encoding cell division ATP-binding protein FtsE, whose product MIRFEHLSKQYPGTSRPALGGITLEVLRGDFVFLVGASGSGKSSCLRLILKEERPTKGRIHVLGQDLGAISSHKVPYFRRNIGVVFQDFRLLPNKTVFQNVAFTLQVIGKSRGFIQEAVPDVLTMVGLESKAQRLPHELSGGEQQRVAIARAVVNKPQILLADEPTGNLDPATSAGIMAVLERINAGGTTVLMATHEAAIVDQMKRRVIELVGGQIVRDERHGGYGVTASIPLPRMDEAPGRHAVQQDAPVAAAVPSLSPPMTRPHTPLSNPQAPVTVSQTRPQPAPPASPLAAPRAAAGERQPAPPAPLATAPTSAASEDLPEHLNFTANLDLRGLRENPDGDSAQKVGPTK is encoded by the coding sequence ATGATCCGCTTCGAACACTTATCCAAGCAGTATCCGGGCACCTCGCGCCCGGCGCTGGGTGGCATCACTCTCGAGGTGTTGCGCGGCGATTTCGTCTTCCTCGTCGGAGCCTCCGGGTCGGGCAAGTCGAGCTGCCTCCGCCTGATCCTCAAAGAGGAACGCCCCACCAAGGGCCGCATTCATGTGCTGGGGCAGGACCTCGGGGCGATCTCTTCGCACAAGGTGCCGTACTTCCGCCGCAACATCGGCGTGGTCTTCCAGGACTTCCGGCTGCTGCCGAACAAGACGGTCTTCCAGAACGTCGCCTTCACACTCCAGGTGATCGGAAAATCCCGGGGCTTCATTCAGGAGGCGGTGCCTGACGTGCTCACGATGGTGGGCCTTGAGAGCAAAGCCCAGCGTCTGCCGCACGAGCTCTCCGGCGGCGAGCAGCAGCGTGTGGCGATCGCGCGGGCCGTCGTCAACAAACCGCAGATCCTCCTCGCGGACGAGCCGACGGGGAATCTCGATCCGGCGACCAGCGCCGGGATCATGGCCGTTCTCGAACGCATCAACGCCGGCGGGACGACCGTGCTGATGGCCACCCACGAGGCCGCCATCGTCGACCAGATGAAGCGGCGTGTGATTGAGCTCGTCGGCGGTCAGATCGTCCGCGACGAGCGTCACGGCGGCTACGGCGTGACCGCGAGCATCCCGCTGCCCCGGATGGACGAGGCGCCCGGACGGCACGCGGTCCAGCAGGATGCCCCGGTGGCGGCTGCGGTCCCCTCCCTGTCCCCGCCGATGACACGGCCGCACACCCCGCTCTCGAACCCGCAGGCGCCGGTCACCGTTTCGCAGACCAGACCTCAGCCGGCGCCACCAGCGTCACCGCTCGCCGCGCCGCGGGCTGCTGCCGGGGAACGTCAGCCGGCTCCACCAGCCCCGCTCGCGACGGCTCCGACGTCCGCAGCGTCTGAGGACCTGCCCGAGCACCTCAACTTCACCGCCAACCTCGACCTCCGGGGTCTGCGCGAGAATCCGGACGGCGACAGCGCGCAGAAGGTGGGACCCACGAAATGA